The following is a genomic window from Antechinus flavipes isolate AdamAnt ecotype Samford, QLD, Australia chromosome 3, AdamAnt_v2, whole genome shotgun sequence.
aattgaaagtatttccactcatatgaaagagtgttctaaatcactattgatcattgcaaattaagataactctgagataccgctacacatctgtcagattggctaaaatgacaggaaaaaataatgatgaatgttggaggggatgcgggaaaactgggacattgatgcattgtgggtggaattgtgaacaaatctaaccattctggagagcaatctggaattatgcccaaaaagttatcaaactgtgcatatcctttgatccagcagcgctctattactgggcttataccctaaagagatactaaagaagggaaagggacctgtatgtgccaaaatgtttgtggcagccctattgtagtggctagaaactggaaattgaatggatgcccatcaattggagaatggttgggtaaatggtggtatatgaatgttatggaatattattgttctataaaaaatgatcagcaggataaatacagagaggcttggaaaggcttacatggactgatgctaagtgaaatgagcagaaccaggagatcattatacacttcaacaacaatactgtatgaggatgtatcctgatggaagtggatctcttccacaaagagaagatctaattcagttccaattgatcaatgatggacagaatcagctacacccagataaggaacactaggaaatgagtgcaaactgtttgcatttttgtttttcttcccgggttatttctaccttctgaatccaattcttcctgtacaacaagagaactgtacggttctgcaaacatatattgcatctaggatatactgtgacatatttaacatgtaaaagactgcttgccatctaggggagggggtgaagggagggaaggaaaaagacagaacagaagtgagtgcaagggataatgtaaaaaattacccatgcatatgtactgtcaataaaaagttataattaaaaaaaaaagtgaaccaaGTAATGTGATTATCTCCCACTTATCATGTatacatcttgtttgtacataattcgAACATAATACATAGgaaattgtttgcatgttgcctcctcTCATCAGAAGGGAGCTcattgagaacagggactatttttgcctttctttttatccccagcgCTTAGCAGTGCTTGTAAacatagtaaggacttaataaaagCTCATTGAATTAACTTAATTGCCCTGTGGCAATTTATGAGGGTTAACTACACATGAATAAAGCGCATCCTTGATCAGAGGTGTGTATTAGTAGAAAAGGAAGACAGCTTTCACAAGCAGTATTAATAaggagcacagtggatagaaggctggACCCGAAGGATTCTGCTCCAGATCTGTATTGGTtgtataaccctaggcaagtcactacactgctgtgcctcagtttcctcatttgtaaaatggggataatagcatctacctctcagggtagTTGTGAGGCTCAAACGATATGATTTGTACAGAGTTTTGGAAATCTTTCAGTACTACACAAATTCCAGTTGTTAATAACAATAACCCCTTTAGTTACTATTCCTAATTATTCGTCCCTTCTCGGGTCCTGGGGCTGGGAGTTTCACGGGCATAGGGCACTTGAAGATAGCACTTTGTCCGGTGGGTGCCTCTGGCTCGCGGCGGCTCCGCGGGGTCTCCCAGTCCGCTAAGCCACGCTGGCCTTCCCCTACCGCGGCACAAGGGCACCTAAGAGGACAACATTCTCAAGGTGCTCGGACGCCGTATCTCCGGAAGTTCCCGCGCTCGGTCGGCTAACGGAGCTGGGCGGGGCGGGGCGGAGCTTCCGAGAGTCCCGCCCCTTACTCGCTGCTGGGCAGCTGCGAGCCGGGACCCGGAATCGGAATCGGAACCGGGACCCGGAGTCGAGGCCGCAGCCTTAGTCAGGTTCCGGAACCGAGTCCAAGACCCGAATCGGAGGCCGGCGCAGAGCCGGCCGCATGGGGCCGCGCGTGCTGCTAGTGCGCATGGGCCGGCTGCCGTACGCCGAAGCGCTGGCCCTGCAGGAGCGCTGGCTGCGGCGGCTGCAGACGGCGCAGGGACCGGGCGCCGAGGCGGGCGCGCTGCTGCTCGGGGAGCCCGCGGGGCCAGTCTACACGGCCGGCCTGCGGGGCGGGCTGCAGCCCGACGAGGAGACGCGGCTGCGGGCGCTGGGTGCCGACGTGCGGCGCACGGGCCGCGGCGGCCTTGCCACCTTCCACGGGCCCGGCCAGCTCCTGGCCCACCCCGTGCTGGACCTGCGGCCCCTGGGCCTCCGGCTCCGGACGCACGTGGCGGCGTTGGAGTCCTGTGCTGTGGGCTTGTGTCGCCGCTTGGGCCTCCCGGACGCCCACGCGCGGCCCGCGCCCTACACCGGCGTCTGGCTGGACGAGCGCAAGATCTGTGCCATCGGTGGGTGCGCGGGGAGGAGGAGCGTTGTGTGGGTGATGAGGAGGAACGCCCCCCAATCTTCATTTTTACATGGAAGAAAATGAGGCCTGGGTGGTGTTTTTACACCATCTGGGGATAGTAGAACCTAGGGACCTTAGAGGTCCATTGGGGATGCCCTGGGGTGGCTGATAGACAGGGGGCAAGGCCAGGGACCTTTAGGGGGCAGCTGAGCCCTGAGGCATCGCCTGGGGAGAACATGCAAAAGTGAGCCGAGAACCGGGTAACTAAAACTAAAACCTCCTTCCTGATCTCCATTGTGAGGACTTAATTCTCACTTTAATTTATTGCAGCTTGACTTACTGGATAGAGAGAGAGCTGGCCTTCAAAGCAGAAAGACCTGTTTCCAGGTCCCCGTggtcctggggcagctaggtggcgaagTGCATAGAatgccagccctgaaatcaggcagagctgagttcaaattcggcttCAGGCACttattttagctgtgtgactttgaacaggtcacttaatcttgtttgcctcagttttcctcatctgtcaaatgagctggagaaggaaatgacaaatcactctggtatctttgccaagaaaactccaaatgcagTCTTAGAAAGTCAGAAACTGAGCAACTAAAGAACAACTAAGGTGACACATAACTGGCTTTGCTCTAGTTTCAGAGCAGCTTTGGGCATTAATAAGGAcgagttttctcatctgggagtTTCCTAAAGCAATGAAAATCAATCCCTAGCTTCATCCTCATAATTTTGTAGATACCGGTGGCTGAGATTTAAGGGACATGGACAGATCATAAGTGTCTTGGAAGCAAATTTGAacctgatttcttttaaaaaaatttttttaaaaattaaaaaaaaaaaagaaattggtttatgaatcatgttgggaaagaaaatcagagtaaatgagaaaaatagaagaaaaaaaaaagaaatgaacatatcgtatattaatttatattcaatctccatatttctttctctggtagcagatgacattttctggccaaagtctattgagattgctttggatcactgaattactgagaagaactaagtctttcataattgatcaatgtattcctggttctgcttgttttgctcagcatcagttcatgtaaatttttcttgacctttctaaaatcaacttgttcatttttatatagcAATCATAATCCATTATCCcccataccacaacttatttagccatttcccaatcgatgggcatctactcattttccaattctttgctaccacaaagagagctgctacaaacatttttgcacatgtgtgaaCCCAGTTTTTCAAGTCCATCACTCCATCTACCTTGCTACAAGGCAGGATTTGGGAGCTCCTTGAGTATGTAGAGTAAGGGAAATAGTTGCAAACCATTTTTTTGTAAGTATATCTTGTCACATATTCCCCCAGAACtgataatatataaaagggaTTGCTTCCTCAGGAAAGCCCCCTAATGACCAATTAGCCTATGGTACATTTGAACTATAAAACTAACATTATTGTCAAGAGCACATATTATTGAGTCAAAACCTGGATACTAGCCCATATTTTATCATTGGAAAGTCAgattctctgaacctcagttttcacTGAAATGGATAGACCATATTTGAAATAAGATATATTCTACCCTCTCCCATAAGAGTTGGGGATTAAGATAGAGTAACAGCCATAAATTTAACTCCCTTCATCTTGGAGACCCAGAGAGCCATAAAAAAATCTTAGAACATAGGTGTCAGATCTGGAAATACCACACAAAACTCAATTTCACAGGGATGCTACATCTATGATTAGCTTCCTACTATCTGGGAGAGAAAGATGGATCACTGTTCTCTTACCTCCTGATATACACATACCTAAAGCTGGGAGGGTTTACCAACAGGCAGGATAATAGAACTGAATAGACCAGGTAACAACAAAATTTAATAGAGATCAATATAAAGTCCTGTGCTTAAGTTCAAGAAATCAATTGCAAAAATACAAGATGAGCAAAGAGTGGCTGAGGAGCAGTTCATATGAAGAAAACTTGAGAGTTTTCATAGTCTTCGAGCCTAATAAGAGCAAAGAGATATGTCAGTCTAAAGGACCATATGAATAGAGATGTGGTGTCCAGGATGAGGGACACAATCAATGATCATTCTGCTATCTTCCATCCTGATCACATTCTAAATGGAgtattttttgttgctatttcttggcattacattttacaaattctgaaGCAGGGTGATCAGAAAGGAGCTAGAGACCATGCCATTCAaggattggttgaaggaactaTGGGTGAACCTtgcaaaaagaaaggagagagtccCCATGTGAATAAAGAATtacactttttctgtttgttctcAGAGTGCACATCCAATGGCAATGAGCTTAAGTTGAGGAAGGGCAGATTTCTGCTTAAACCAAGGACAATCTTCCTAAAAACTAGAGCTGtctaaaatggaataaattacttTAGGAGGTAGTGAATTTCCTGTCATTGGAAAGCTGAATCATCAGTTGTGGAGAAGCTGATGAGAGCATTTCTACATTGGCTAAAGTGTTACACTAGAACCCTAATGAAGCTTGGATTCTCTAATTTCAGGAGTCCGATGTGGAAGGCATATCACATCCCATGGTCTGGCTCTGAACTGCTGCACAGATCTGGCGTGGTTTGAACACATTGTACCCTGTGGCCTTGCTGGAATGGGAGTCACCTCTCTCAGTGAAGAACTCCAGAGGCAGATCACTGTGGAAGAGGCCATGGAGCCCTTTCTGGAAGCCTTTGAAGAAGCCTTCCAATGCACGTTGACATTGCATGAAGAGAATAGTGACTGACAGAGCTTTCCCAAGGGACCAGCCCCAGGAACCCAGCATCAATCAAACTCTTGGCCAGCCTGAGAAATGGTCTGGGAATGGACAAAGATTCTATGTAATGAATATTGGACGTGGGAGTCAGAAGGTCAAGATTCAGATCTGAGCACTGATACTTAACCAATCATtgtcttagacaagtcactttttcCCTTTGGATCTTAGTTTCTCCATGGGTAAAATGGGGGAATGTCATATTTGCACTATCTACCTCACAAGACTGTTGTGAGGAAAGAGTTTAATTTTAGGGAAAGGAATTGAGAGATGGTTTCATATCCCTGTTCTGACCCAGTGGACATGTCTATGGACTAGATGCTTCATCTTGAGctttcattctcttgaatgagGTAATAACAGTTGTACTACCTACCTCACCAGATAAttatgaagaaagtgctttgtaagtcttaaaggatataaaatgagattttatatatatatatatatattcaaaatctaAAAGTGAGAGATTTTTATTTAACGACCTCATAGTGGTATATGTCATACTAATAAGGGAAGACAGACCAGAAAGAGTGGGTAACCCTCATATTCACCCAGGGTCAAGACACCTGGTAGGAAGATAGTGCATTACAGAGAGAAACATTTAGTAAGTGGCTCTTAATTTATTAGAATAATGGGAAGAGATCTTGGAAGTCAAATAgtccttttacagatgggaaaaattaAGCCCAAATAGATTACAGGATTTTTCCAAGGCTACTGGGAAATCTAGAATTTAGTAGTATTTCACCTGACTTCCAATTCAGAGATatgtcttttctgtttcttaacaCCAACTTCAAATTTCCAACACAGTTGAATACTGAGCCTTGCTAAGTAAGTATTTGTTGGCTGAATGATTGTGGGTGAACTTCAGTCATATCCCCTGGGCCATATCTTCTATCTAAATAGCTAGTACCATTCCCCTATCTCATAGAGCTGCTTATCATATTATAGCATCGTGACTGCATAGCCAAGAAACTGTTTTCATCGAATCCTGAACTTGTGAAGGCCTTTAAAAGTCATCTGATCCTATTCTCAAATCCAGGACTATTCAGGAATGCTCATAATAATCCTTCATAGGTTTGGTATCTGTCTTAACTGACCATTTAGTTTCTTTAACACAATAAttctcctataaaatgaagagtttagaTCTTTAAAATTTACTCCAGCCCCTGATCTTTGTTCTTTAATAACACTTCTAACACTCTGTGGTCTGTGCTCTAAAGACTATTCTTCACAAAGTCCAGGGTGTGGTGACTGAGTTCATTGGTTCAGGAATTCACTTTTACCAGGTAAGCATAAAGACCATTGAGTAACAAGTAATTCAAATGAAAGTCATGATTTAAGAAGTATTTGGGAAAGAGAATTGACCTGGGGAGTCAGGAAAACAGCCCAAGAGCTGTATAGTATGACTCAGGACATACTATAACTTAACCCCTCAGTCCCCTCTAAGACTATAATTTGTCGATCAGTTGTTGATCGTAACTGTTAGAGGGGATTTCCTCAAGAGTTCCCTATGTCTGTCAATCAGTTGCTGATCTTAATTGGCAGAGTTTCTTCCTTGAGACTTCCTTTTTATGTCAATTATCAAGACTTTAGTAAACATCTATTTTGTGTCAGGGTCTGTTGTCTATTATCAGAAAACAAGTCCTGTCctcctcacttaaaaaaaaaaaaagcattgatctATTATTCAGAAGACCCAGGCTCAGCTACAATACCTACTAGCAATTCAAACACTCTACACAAGTCATATTACCTCTTAGTTGACTCATTTGCAAACTGAGGGTTACATGCTGCACTTTCCACCTtaattgttgtcctttgttctcaaaaggATCAGAATGGCATCACTATGTAAGAACCAAGTTAGGGTGTCTTGACTGGCTGGTCAGACTGATATGAGCTCGGAATGCTctgtccctatgaacatttggggtgacttccctaactttgcacatctcacatttctgagcctaattcaattctgctttgctcatagagtacagcaccttctctgatgaggacatGCTATGCTGAGTGGGCCTGTGTCAATATCTTCCATGTCTTACAAtcagttttaaagtttttaagagacACTTTGAGAGGGtccttctattatttttttctgaccaccttgtgaacGCTTGCCCTATGAGAGCTCTCCATAAAACTGACTTTTGGGCAAGCAAACATTTGGCATTCATACAATGTAGCCAGCCCTTCGAAGTTGTACTGTTTGCAGTGAAGTCTGAGTGCTTGCAAGTTTAGTTAGAAAAAGGACCTCAATATTTTACCTTACCAGGTAATCTTCAAATCTTCATAAGCCATCAATTGGAAGAGATTCCATTTCCCGCATTGTGCTcctatactgtccaggtttctcATGTATACAACAATGaaatcagcacaatggctctggagaccttcagtttggtagtcaatcTAATCCCCCTTTCCCACACTTTACTTTGGAAGTTCCCAAACACTGAGTTAGCTCTGGTATTGTGTATATCAATTTCCtgatcaatgtggacatccctggaaagtatactatCAACGTAAGTGAGCTTACCCGTGGCATTCAGGACTCTCCTTTTGCTGTAACCTGTAATTCCACATACGGACGGTGTGGTGCTGGCCTAGTTGAAGGAAATGGCCAAGGATTAAGGAAAGATTAGAAGCAATAAAAACATGAGATAGCATGTAACTAAGTGCCCAATATCTCCGAGAGACGGTAAATCCTGGAATCACAAGGTTTCTGAGCTGTTTGAGAGGCTGTGCTTCCTTAGATatgatttttcatctttatagaCCAGTATAGTCTAAAGAGAGCTTTCATAGAAACCATCCTGTGACGGAACAAAAAAGAAGTTCAGAGAGCTTCAGAGACTGTATGATCATCAGCTGTAGAAGGGGAAGGAGTCCTAAGAAATCTCATTTCAATCTCATTCACTTTTCATCCTGCACAAGGCCAGGGAAGAAAGAGAACCTTGTAGTTGGAACCTGAAAGACTATATATCTGGGCTACCCATACCTTAACATTCTCCTCTGCCCAACCTAGCACATTACTCCTAATTATCTTctattccctttttatattttctctcaacTCATGTAATatagaatgtatgtgtgtatatgtatatgtgtgtgtgtgtgtgtgtgtataatacgcacacacacacacacacagccctagTGTCAGCCATCATCCCCAAAGAACATAAGCTGTTTGAGGGcacacattttttgtttttgtagcttTAACACTTAAACTGATACAAAATAGTTACTTAATAGATAAttgttataaattattaataaatagtgGAATAAAGCATATCCCACTACCATATTCCCAATAAGTGACCTTTTAAGCTGGAAGATCTTGGTAATGGGAAACTTACTATCTCTTGAAAGATACTGAGGCAGCTGGATGATACAGTGGGTAGAAGGATTGGACCTGAAgccagaaagatctgggttcaaattctgcctcagatacattttagctgtgtgactctagataagCCTCTTAAACCTTCAAaatgtaaagtggggataataatctAGGCAATTAAGTCACTCAGTGGATTGAGCATGGGACCTGGACAGTGGAAGACCAAaagtcaaatttggcctcagatactagctgtgtgaccctgggcaagtcacttaacctgtgtttatatgtttaatacattggagaaggaattggccCACCACTCCAGTTTTCCAAGAAATTTTGTGGACAACATTAGCATTCATAATCTATGAGGTCATGTAGAATCAGCCACAGTGAAAGACAATGACAGAGCTGTGAGAATCcattgagataatatataaagagTGCTTTGCAAAGTTGAAAGTATGGTAAATgctaaatattgttattattatatgtgGGAACTCAAGACTTAGGTCCCATCCAGTGCAAGAATCTTCTTGACCTGCTGCTGCCCCATGAAAAAGGATCTTCTAATCTTTAACACTTGGAGTAAGGGGCTTACTAACTCCCAAAGCAACCTGTTTCACTGTGGAATACTATGACATGTTGAAACTCCTTATATCGAGACAAAATGTGCCTCACACCGCCACCTctcaaaaagaaatcagagataaTTAATCAACCCACCTGTACTTATCTAATACCCAtatttgtgccaggcactgtgcctaagtcctggaaatacaaagacaatagAGAAAACTCCAAAACCttgaagggaggggagaagggcaaggggagaaacaacaaaaaccttGTGGGTTCTTACATGAAATAGGAGAAGAATCTTTTTCTCCCCATTTGTCCCCCCAATAAAAGTTGCAGTAAAATATTCAACCATTTCTTATTCCAAACATAGTCACAAATTCCTAATCTAAAAGGGAGGTAGCCCTTGCCCTTGGAACAAAATATGTGATTCAATCAGTGGAAACTGCTAGATACCAGAGGACTTTCAAAAGCGGCCGTACCACTTGCACTTGGATTAAGTGACCCCAAGGTCCTTTACTGCCCTAAGTCTATAAACCAACTTAGGTCATGCTGAGTAGATGGTCCCTCAGGATAAGGTCAGAAGTTGTCagcacaaaatagtcaataactatagaacTATAGCCATCTAGtatttgacaagcccaaagaccccaactgtggggataagaattcagtgtttgacaaaaactgttgggaaaattggaaattagtatggcagaaactaggcactaacCCACAcataacatcctataccaagataaggtcaaaatgggttcatgatctatgcataaagaatgagattataaataaattaggagaacataggatagtttacctctcagatctgtggaggaagaaggaatttgtgaccaaagaagaactcaagatcattattgatcataaaatagaaaattttgattatatcaagttaaaaagcttttgtacaaacaaaattaattcagataagattagaaaggaagcaataaactgagaaaacatctttaaaataaaaggttctgataaaacctcatttccaaaatatatagagaattgactcaaatttataagaaatcaagcccttctccaattgataagtggtcaaaagatatgaatagacaattttcagatgaaattgaaactattcctactcatatgaaagggtgttccaaatcactattgatcagaaaaatgcaaattaagacaactctgagataccattagtcatctgtcagattggctaagatgacaagaaaagataatgacgaatgttggaggggatgtggggaaactaggacgttgatgcattgttggtgaacgaatccagccattctggagagcgatttggaactatactcaaaaagttatcaaactgtgcacaccctttgatccagcagtgtctctactgggcttatatcccaaagaaatattaaagaagggaaagggacctgtatgtggaaaagtggccagaaactggaaactgagtggatgcccatcaattggagaatggctgagtgaattgtggtatatgaatattatggaatattattgttctataagaaatgacc
Proteins encoded in this region:
- the LIPT2 gene encoding putative lipoyltransferase 2, mitochondrial, coding for MGPRVLLVRMGRLPYAEALALQERWLRRLQTAQGPGAEAGALLLGEPAGPVYTAGLRGGLQPDEETRLRALGADVRRTGRGGLATFHGPGQLLAHPVLDLRPLGLRLRTHVAALESCAVGLCRRLGLPDAHARPAPYTGVWLDERKICAIGVRCGRHITSHGLALNCCTDLAWFEHIVPCGLAGMGVTSLSEELQRQITVEEAMEPFLEAFEEAFQCTLTLHEENSD